One segment of Exiguobacterium aurantiacum DSM 6208 DNA contains the following:
- a CDS encoding CadD family cadmium resistance transporter has translation MELIKVALTIISAIGAFLVTNIDDIFVLMLLFSQANAQARATGGLKMNAQTKSNRIYPKDIVIGQYLGFALLVLISLLGTFGVMLIPEKWVGLLGLIPIYLGIKLFIKGEDEDEGAILSSLNSGRFNKLFMSVAFITFANGGDNIGIYVPYFTTLSVNELVITVIIFFIMVAVWCFVGYRLASFRHVSEVLEKYGRWIIPIVFVGLGVYIMAENETFSALLSLINY, from the coding sequence ATGGAGTTGATAAAAGTGGCTTTGACTATTATTTCCGCAATTGGGGCTTTCTTAGTAACCAATATTGATGATATTTTTGTTTTGATGCTGCTGTTCTCTCAGGCAAATGCACAGGCTAGAGCGACTGGCGGTTTAAAGATGAACGCGCAGACAAAGAGTAACCGGATCTACCCTAAAGATATAGTCATTGGGCAATACTTAGGTTTTGCCTTGCTGGTTTTGATCAGTCTTTTGGGAACTTTTGGCGTCATGTTGATTCCAGAAAAATGGGTTGGATTGCTTGGTTTAATTCCGATCTATTTAGGGATTAAACTGTTTATTAAGGGTGAAGATGAAGATGAAGGTGCGATCCTCTCCAGTTTAAACTCAGGGAGATTTAACAAACTATTTATGAGTGTAGCCTTCATCACATTCGCTAATGGCGGGGACAATATCGGCATCTATGTGCCTTATTTTACAACTTTAAGTGTGAATGAACTGGTAATTACGGTTATTATCTTCTTTATAATGGTTGCTGTCTGGTGTTTTGTAGGATATCGTTTAGCTTCCTTCAGACATGTTTCTGAAGTTTTGGAGAAATACGGAAGATGGATTATCCCTATAGTCTTTGTTGGATTAGGGGTATACATCATGGCAGAGAACGAAACGTTTAGTGCCCTTTTGAGTTTAATAAATTATTAA
- the merA gene encoding mercury(II) reductase: MNKFKVNISGMTCTSCEKHVESALEKIGAKNIESSYRRGEAVFELPDDIEVESAIKAIDEANYQAGEIEEVSSLENVALINEDNYDLLIIGSGAAAFSSAIKAIEYGAKVGMIERGTVGGTCVNIGCVPSKTLLRAGEINHLSKDNPFIGLQTSAGEVDLASLITQKDKLVSELRNQKYMDLIDEYNFDLIKGEAKFVDASTVEVNGAKLSAKRFLIATGASPSLPQISGLEKMDYLTSTTLLELKKIPKRLTVIGSGYIGMELGQLFHHLGSEITLMQRSERLLKEYDPEISESVEKALIEQGINLVKGATFERVEQSGEIKRVYVTVNGSREVIESDQLLVATGRKPNTDSLNLSAAGVETGKNNEILINDFGQTSNEKIYAAGDVTLGPQFVYVAAYEGGIITDNAIGGLNKKIDLSVVPAVTFTNPTVATVGLTEEQAKEKGYDVKTSVLPLDAVPRAIVNRETTGVFKLVADAETLKVLGVHIVSENAGDVIYAASLAVKFGLTIEDLTETLAPYLTMAEGLKLAALTFDKDISKLSCCAG, encoded by the coding sequence ATGAATAAATTTAAGGTAAACATTTCAGGAATGACTTGTACGAGTTGTGAAAAACACGTAGAATCAGCACTTGAAAAGATAGGTGCTAAAAATATTGAGTCTAGTTATCGTCGTGGTGAAGCAGTATTTGAACTGCCCGATGATATTGAGGTTGAAAGTGCAATAAAGGCGATTGATGAAGCAAATTACCAAGCCGGAGAAATTGAAGAAGTATCATCACTAGAAAACGTGGCGTTAATTAATGAAGACAATTATGACCTTCTTATTATTGGTTCTGGTGCTGCTGCCTTTTCTTCGGCAATTAAAGCTATAGAATACGGTGCAAAAGTTGGAATGATTGAGCGTGGAACGGTTGGGGGAACCTGTGTGAATATTGGCTGTGTTCCGTCAAAAACTCTTCTTAGGGCAGGGGAAATCAATCATTTATCAAAAGACAATCCGTTTATAGGTTTACAAACATCCGCTGGAGAAGTGGATTTAGCTAGTTTAATCACGCAAAAGGATAAATTGGTGAGCGAACTTCGGAATCAAAAATATATGGATTTAATTGATGAATATAATTTTGATTTAATTAAAGGTGAAGCAAAATTCGTTGATGCTAGTACGGTTGAGGTCAATGGGGCAAAGTTATCTGCAAAACGCTTTTTAATTGCAACAGGTGCATCGCCTTCGTTGCCCCAAATTTCAGGACTTGAAAAAATGGACTATTTAACTAGTACAACACTTCTTGAGTTAAAGAAAATACCAAAACGATTAACTGTAATTGGTTCAGGATACATTGGAATGGAGCTTGGACAACTATTTCATCATTTAGGTTCAGAAATAACGCTTATGCAAAGAAGTGAGCGACTTTTAAAGGAGTATGATCCTGAGATTTCAGAGTCAGTTGAAAAAGCGTTAATTGAACAGGGTATAAACCTTGTCAAAGGGGCAACTTTTGAGCGTGTTGAACAAAGTGGAGAGATAAAAAGGGTTTACGTAACAGTAAATGGCAGTAGAGAAGTCATTGAATCAGATCAGTTACTTGTTGCCACTGGAAGAAAACCAAATACGGATTCTTTAAATTTAAGTGCAGCAGGTGTTGAAACTGGAAAAAATAATGAAATCCTGATCAATGATTTTGGTCAAACAAGTAATGAAAAGATTTATGCAGCAGGAGATGTGACTTTAGGACCACAATTTGTATATGTAGCAGCCTATGAAGGTGGAATTATTACTGATAATGCTATTGGTGGATTAAACAAAAAAATAGATTTATCGGTAGTTCCTGCTGTTACGTTTACGAATCCGACGGTTGCAACGGTTGGTTTAACAGAAGAACAAGCAAAAGAGAAAGGGTATGATGTGAAGACATCTGTATTACCTTTAGATGCTGTTCCAAGAGCAATTGTAAACCGTGAAACAACCGGTGTATTTAAACTAGTAGCAGATGCAGAAACACTAAAAGTATTAGGGGTTCATATTGTATCTGAGAATGCAGGAGATGTCATCTATGCAGCATCATTAGCTGTTAAATTTGGCTTAACGATAGAAGATTTAACAGAAACCCTAGCACCATATTTAACAATGGCTGAAGGGCTAAAATTAGCTGCACTTACGTTCGATAAAGATATTTCGAAATTATCTTGTTGTGCAGGCTAA
- a CDS encoding JAB domain-containing protein — MELSSIIEVIRIKQEVREEMVALKHAVIQSPDNARQIGASFIGDDDREVFLVIMLNTKNRVIGVHRAHVGSVNSSVVHPREIFKCAILNNASCIIACHQHPSGDPSPSREDILVSERLHEAGDLIGIPVLDHLILGADESYVSMKQRGYMG, encoded by the coding sequence ATGGAACTATCGTCAATCATCGAGGTCATCCGTATCAAACAAGAGGTTCGCGAGGAAATGGTCGCCCTCAAGCACGCCGTCATCCAATCACCCGACAATGCCCGACAAATCGGGGCATCGTTCATCGGGGATGATGACCGTGAGGTGTTCCTCGTCATCATGTTGAACACGAAAAATCGGGTCATCGGCGTCCATCGGGCGCACGTCGGGAGCGTCAATTCGAGCGTCGTCCACCCGCGGGAAATCTTCAAATGCGCCATCTTGAACAATGCCTCGTGCATCATCGCCTGTCACCAACACCCGAGCGGGGACCCGAGCCCGAGCCGGGAGGATATCCTCGTCTCCGAACGGTTGCATGAAGCGGGTGACCTCATCGGCATCCCGGTGCTCGACCATCTCATCCTCGGTGCGGACGAGTCATATGTCAGCATGAAACAGCGAGGTTACATGGGTTGA
- a CDS encoding IS3 family transposase (programmed frameshift), translating into MARSRHSIEQKLAALRMMEEETHTWKEIMETHHVSENTLRVWKVKFDTGGSDALKESKTWKLYTKEQKIAAVRDYLDGATTMEVLSNYQISDGSVLRKWIKKYTSHSELTDSRKGMDRAMTKGRKTTFEERMEIVRYCLDNGRNYQRTAEVFAVSYQQVYGWTKKYDADGVHGLEDRRGRTKQEEELTNEEKLERRIQQIERENERLRAENLFLKKLGGNREERLISQIRLQLRYMVIEEMSTTDTFPVVLLCEIAQVSRAAYYKWLKRTVSVREEENLSLLEDIRLLYDQVNGTYGYRRITMTVNRRRRQHDLPAYNEKRIYRLMRIHEIRSVIRQKRKRHKKSSPQHVAENVLNREFTAEKPNEKWVTDVTEFKYGLSKKAYLSVIRDLYDGSIISYVLGHSNNNQLVFKTLDQAIVRLHQEHPLIHSDRGFQYTSKAFKRKLEAAGMTQSMSRVGRCIDNGPMESFFGTLKCEKYYLHKYQTFEELNIAINEYIYFYNHERYQKRLNGLSPKEYRAKAA; encoded by the exons ATGGCGAGAAGTCGGCATTCAATCGAACAAAAACTGGCTGCACTGCGCATGATGGAAGAAGAAACGCATACATGGAAGGAAATCATGGAGACTCATCACGTTTCTGAGAATACCCTCCGGGTGTGGAAAGTGAAATTCGATACCGGCGGGAGTGACGCATTGAAGGAATCGAAGACATGGAAACTGTACACCAAGGAACAGAAAATCGCGGCCGTCCGTGACTACCTCGACGGGGCCACCACGATGGAAGTCCTCTCCAACTATCAAATCAGTGATGGATCTGTTCTTCGAAAATGGATTAAGAAGTATACTAGTCATAGCGAGTTAACAGATTCGAGAAAAGGGATGGATCGAGCTATGACAAAAGGGAGAAAGACCACATTCGAGGAACGCATGGAGATAGTCAGGTATTGCCTGGACAACGGACGGAACTATCAACGGACGGCCGAGGTATTCGCCGTGTCGTACCAACAGGTCTATGGGTGGACGAAAAAATATGACGCCGACGGCGTGCACGGGCTCGAGGACCGGCGCGGACGGACGAAGCAAGAAGAGGAACTGACCAACGAGGAGAAGCTCGAACGTCGCATTCAACAGATCGAGCGGGAGAACGAGCGCCTTCGTGCCGAGAACCTGTTCCTAAAAAAGTTGG GAGGAAATCGAGAGGAGAGGTTGATCAGCCAGATCAGGCTACAATTGCGATACATGGTCATCGAGGAAATGTCGACGACCGACACGTTCCCGGTCGTGCTCCTGTGCGAGATCGCGCAGGTCTCACGGGCCGCCTACTATAAATGGTTGAAGCGTACCGTCTCGGTACGCGAAGAAGAGAACTTGAGCCTATTGGAAGACATCCGCCTCCTCTACGACCAGGTGAACGGGACCTACGGTTATCGACGGATCACCATGACGGTCAATCGCAGACGACGCCAGCATGACCTGCCGGCATACAATGAGAAGCGCATCTATCGTCTCATGCGTATCCATGAGATCCGTTCGGTCATCCGCCAGAAGCGAAAACGGCACAAAAAGTCGTCACCTCAACATGTGGCAGAGAACGTATTAAACCGTGAATTCACAGCTGAAAAGCCGAATGAGAAATGGGTAACGGATGTGACAGAATTTAAATATGGCCTATCTAAGAAGGCCTATCTCAGTGTGATTCGTGATCTTTATGACGGATCCATTATTAGCTATGTGCTGGGACACTCTAATAATAATCAACTGGTATTTAAAACGCTTGACCAGGCAATCGTACGATTGCATCAAGAACACCCACTGATTCATAGTGATCGTGGATTCCAATACACCTCTAAGGCGTTCAAGCGTAAATTAGAGGCGGCAGGAATGACTCAAAGTATGTCACGGGTTGGTCGCTGTATTGATAATGGACCAATGGAATCTTTTTTCGGCACGTTAAAATGTGAAAAGTATTATTTACATAAGTATCAGACCTTTGAAGAACTTAACATTGCCATAAATGAGTACATCTATTTTTATAATCACGAAAGATACCAAAAACGATTAAACGGCCTCAGCCCTAAAGAATATAGAGCGAAAGCCGCTTAA
- a CDS encoding ISL3 family transposase, producing MSDLLSLPYIKTIEPPQENETDMMFKVEAVGPPERCPECGFDKLYKHSSRNQLIMDLPIRLKRVGLQLNRRRYKCRECGSTFWERLISVDEKRSMTKRLLKSIQEQSMSKTFVEVAESVGVDEKTIRNVFKDYVALKEREYQFETPKWLGIDEIHIIRRPRLVLTNIERRTIYDIKPNRNKETVIQRLSEISDRTYIEYVTMDMWKPYKDAVNTILPHAKVVVDKFHVVRMANQALDNVRKSLKAHMSQKERRTLMRERFILLKRKHDLNERESFLLDTWLGNLPALKEAYELKEEFYWIWDTPDPDEGHLRYSQWRHRCMSSNSKDAYKDLVRAVDNWHVEIFNYFDKRLTNAYTESINSIIRQVERMGRGYSFDALRAKILFNEKLHKKRKPRFNSSAFNKAMLYDTFNWYEVNDHDITDNFGVDFSTLIKNLEKGDL from the coding sequence ATGTCAGACTTATTATCCCTACCATACATTAAAACAATAGAACCGCCACAAGAAAATGAAACCGATATGATGTTTAAAGTTGAAGCAGTCGGACCACCTGAACGTTGTCCTGAATGTGGTTTTGACAAGTTGTACAAACACAGTTCAAGAAATCAACTAATTATGGATTTGCCCATTCGTTTAAAGCGAGTGGGCTTACAATTGAACCGTAGACGATACAAGTGTCGTGAATGCGGATCTACCTTCTGGGAACGCCTAATATCTGTAGATGAAAAGCGTAGTATGACCAAAAGGCTTTTAAAGTCCATTCAAGAGCAATCCATGTCTAAGACCTTTGTAGAAGTCGCAGAAAGCGTTGGTGTTGACGAGAAAACCATTAGGAACGTTTTTAAGGACTATGTGGCACTCAAAGAACGTGAATACCAGTTTGAAACTCCTAAGTGGCTTGGGATAGACGAGATACATATTATCCGTAGACCTCGGCTTGTATTGACTAATATTGAACGCAGGACTATTTATGACATCAAGCCTAACCGTAACAAGGAAACAGTCATCCAACGTCTTTCAGAAATCAGTGACAGGACTTACATTGAGTACGTCACAATGGATATGTGGAAGCCCTACAAAGACGCAGTGAACACTATCCTTCCACACGCTAAAGTTGTCGTAGATAAGTTTCATGTAGTTAGAATGGCTAATCAAGCCTTAGATAACGTCAGAAAGTCTTTGAAAGCCCATATGAGCCAAAAAGAAAGACGTACCCTTATGCGTGAAAGGTTTATCCTTCTAAAGCGTAAACACGATCTAAATGAACGTGAATCATTCCTCTTAGATACTTGGTTAGGTAATCTTCCTGCTTTAAAAGAAGCCTATGAACTCAAAGAAGAGTTTTACTGGATATGGGATACTCCTGATCCAGATGAAGGTCATCTTCGTTATAGTCAATGGAGACACCGTTGTATGTCCAGCAACTCTAAAGACGCATATAAAGACCTCGTGAGAGCCGTAGACAACTGGCATGTCGAAATATTCAACTACTTTGATAAAAGGCTCACTAATGCTTATACGGAGTCAATTAACAGCATTATTAGGCAGGTAGAGCGAATGGGTAGAGGTTACTCGTTTGATGCCTTACGAGCCAAAATCCTTTTCAATGAGAAGCTCCATAAAAAGCGTAAGCCACGATTTAATTCAAGTGCTTTCAATAAAGCTATGTTATACGATACTTTCAATTGGTATGAAGTGAATGATCACGACATTACAGACAACTTTGGTGTCGATTTTTCCACACTTATTAAGAATTTGGAGAAGGGTGATTTATAA
- a CDS encoding ZIP family metal transporter: protein MGELMDILFYVLTAAFANVLGGFVIFLKKNWSRRGLNGLMALSAGILFAIAIMDLIPEALEIQESSALYIVIGFGLIFLFQQFLAPHFHFGEETHKHSHSQSTTFSALLGMLVHTFFDGVSIVASFKIDERIGFVVLIAVLIHKIPDGLTISSIVFASFESKKKAIGASFLLGLSTITGAIAAVSLTQFFMVDSSILAIALSITAGIFLYISTVDLLPVVSATEDRVVILFFFVGILLYFALHWIGELLPVYLH, encoded by the coding sequence GTGGGGGAATTAATGGACATTTTGTTTTACGTCCTAACTGCGGCTTTCGCAAATGTCCTGGGTGGCTTTGTGATCTTTCTTAAAAAAAATTGGTCTAGAAGGGGCTTAAATGGCTTAATGGCGCTGAGCGCCGGGATACTTTTCGCTATTGCGATTATGGATTTAATACCAGAAGCATTAGAAATTCAGGAATCCAGTGCCCTATATATTGTTATTGGATTTGGTTTGATCTTTTTGTTCCAGCAGTTTCTTGCACCCCATTTTCATTTCGGAGAAGAGACTCATAAACATTCTCATTCTCAAAGCACAACCTTTAGTGCTTTATTGGGCATGCTGGTTCACACGTTTTTTGATGGTGTCTCTATTGTAGCCAGTTTCAAAATAGACGAGAGAATAGGATTTGTTGTATTGATTGCTGTATTAATACATAAAATTCCGGATGGTTTAACGATTTCTTCCATCGTATTTGCAAGCTTTGAAAGCAAGAAGAAGGCGATAGGAGCATCTTTCTTATTGGGTCTATCAACGATAACAGGCGCGATCGCAGCCGTGTCTCTAACACAATTTTTTATGGTAGATAGCAGCATCCTCGCGATAGCTCTTTCCATTACAGCAGGAATATTTCTATACATATCTACCGTTGACTTGCTGCCTGTTGTTAGTGCCACTGAAGACAGAGTCGTTATTCTTTTCTTTTTTGTAGGGATATTGCTATATTTTGCTCTTCACTGGATAGGGGAGCTACTTCCCGTATATTTACACTAA
- a CDS encoding YolD-like family protein, with protein sequence MTMYRDRGELKWIPFLMPEHRALLTKYYKEIQKIEMPDIDEQVLSVYENVLNDAIFSGNMVEVRYVEEREMKRFKGFVHRTNYMERTVELANQRDGIIHVPFEAIIHVEQSID encoded by the coding sequence ATGACGATGTATCGCGACCGGGGTGAGCTGAAATGGATCCCATTTCTCATGCCCGAACACAGAGCCCTACTGACGAAATACTATAAAGAAATTCAAAAGATCGAGATGCCTGATATCGACGAACAGGTCCTATCGGTCTATGAAAACGTGCTGAATGACGCGATCTTCAGCGGGAATATGGTGGAGGTGAGATATGTGGAGGAGCGGGAGATGAAACGATTCAAGGGGTTCGTGCACCGCACGAACTACATGGAGCGGACCGTCGAGCTGGCCAATCAAAGGGACGGGATCATCCATGTGCCGTTCGAGGCAATCATTCACGTCGAACAATCGATAGACTAA
- the merR gene encoding Hg(II)-responsive transcriptional regulator, whose amino-acid sequence MIYRISEFADKCGVNKETIRYYERKNLLQEPHRTEAGYRIYSYDDVKRVGFIKRIQELGFSLSEIYKLLGVVDKDEVRCQDMFEFVSKKQKEVQKQIEDLKRIETMLDDLKQRCPDEKQLHSCPIIETLT is encoded by the coding sequence ATGATTTATCGCATTAGTGAGTTTGCAGATAAATGTGGAGTTAATAAAGAAACGATCAGATATTACGAGCGAAAAAATTTATTACAAGAACCTCACCGAACGGAAGCTGGTTATCGGATATATTCATATGATGACGTTAAGCGTGTTGGGTTTATTAAACGAATACAGGAACTTGGTTTTTCTTTAAGCGAGATTTATAAATTACTTGGTGTTGTAGATAAAGATGAAGTTCGTTGTCAAGATATGTTCGAATTTGTTTCTAAAAAACAAAAGGAAGTGCAAAAACAAATAGAGGATTTAAAACGAATTGAAACTATGTTAGACGACTTAAAACAACGATGTCCAGATGAAAAGCAATTACATTCGTGTCCAATAATAGAAACATTAACATGA
- a CDS encoding ISL3 family transposase produces MSSDEEPNVFPVIPGRHDIPCPLCQRKTIQHSKKRRRFRHGHAWNVGVLWIELDVPRQRCTSCDLTFVYDYGLGLVRTSTEVFRKGIAKRCHGRTISDVAREYGLPYTTVERWFYQYASVETMERATHVLVDEFATRKGHHYATIVLDAKSGQLLSIVPGRDVAAITAALQDISGDIRSVVSDFAPAMAKAINHVFPEAEHVLDRFHLVQFFTDALRRRRRFLNEARRHHHVRVIDRSLARRPETLTGEDREVARSCIQEDPFIRNLYQGLQHIRYVLKATCEIQAQRRLTDWLDRYQFHPCGPLAKIAKAIRVREQAMRQTIVSRLSNGKMEGTNNKIKLIKRRGYGYRNLERFFLRLRLEIGRQNSNHELW; encoded by the coding sequence ATGTCGTCAGACGAAGAACCAAACGTTTTTCCGGTCATCCCGGGTCGACATGACATCCCTTGTCCGCTTTGCCAGAGAAAGACCATCCAGCATTCGAAAAAGCGGCGTCGCTTTCGACACGGTCATGCGTGGAACGTCGGTGTACTCTGGATCGAACTGGATGTCCCACGTCAAAGATGCACCTCTTGTGATTTGACGTTCGTGTATGACTACGGTCTCGGGCTCGTCCGCACTTCCACCGAGGTTTTCCGGAAAGGCATCGCAAAACGTTGCCACGGACGGACGATCTCAGATGTCGCACGCGAGTACGGCCTCCCTTATACGACGGTGGAGCGCTGGTTCTATCAGTACGCTTCAGTGGAGACGATGGAGCGTGCAACGCATGTCCTGGTCGACGAGTTCGCCACGAGAAAGGGGCACCACTATGCGACGATTGTCCTCGATGCCAAGAGTGGACAGCTTCTGTCCATTGTCCCGGGCCGGGACGTGGCAGCCATCACGGCAGCACTTCAAGACATATCCGGGGATATCCGTTCTGTCGTCAGTGATTTTGCACCGGCGATGGCGAAGGCCATCAACCATGTCTTCCCGGAGGCAGAACATGTGCTGGACCGGTTCCACCTCGTCCAGTTCTTCACGGACGCTCTTCGCCGACGGCGTCGTTTTTTGAACGAGGCAAGACGCCATCACCACGTTCGCGTGATCGATCGTTCGCTCGCGCGTCGCCCGGAAACGCTGACTGGGGAAGACCGGGAGGTCGCCCGTTCCTGTATTCAGGAAGATCCATTCATTCGGAACCTCTATCAAGGGCTCCAGCATATCCGGTATGTGCTGAAGGCGACGTGCGAGATACAGGCGCAACGGCGGCTGACGGACTGGTTGGACCGTTATCAGTTCCATCCGTGCGGGCCCTTAGCGAAGATCGCGAAAGCGATCCGGGTCCGAGAGCAAGCAATGCGCCAGACCATCGTGTCAAGGTTGTCGAACGGGAAGATGGAAGGGACGAACAACAAGATCAAGCTCATCAAACGCCGTGGTTATGGCTATCGAAACCTCGAACGATTCTTTTTAAGATTGCGCCTCGAGATCGGTCGTCAAAATAGCAACCACGAGTTATGGTGA